One stretch of Chryseobacterium sp. LJ668 DNA includes these proteins:
- the ruvB gene encoding Holliday junction branch migration DNA helicase RuvB — translation MPDFLHPDKENYSDDELIQEEKIRPQSFKDFAGQRKTLENLEVFVAAAKNRGGALDHVLLHGPPGLGKTTLSNIIANELGVNCKITSGPVLDKPASLAGLLTNLEENDVLFIDEIHRLSPIVEEYLYSAMEDYKIDIMLETGPNARSVQISLNPFTLVGATTRSGMLTKPMLARFGIQSRLEYYSIELLSTIIIRSARVLGVTIYEDAAIEIARRSRGTPRIANALLRRVRDFAEIKGNGEIEINITKYALNSLNVDEFGLDEMDNKIMRVMIENFKGKPVGISALATSIAENPETLEEVYEPFLIQEGFIIRTPRGREVTEKAYRHLNIAIPRNPGELF, via the coding sequence ATGCCAGATTTTTTACATCCTGATAAGGAAAATTATTCCGATGACGAACTCATACAGGAAGAAAAAATTCGCCCGCAGAGTTTTAAAGATTTTGCCGGTCAAAGAAAAACATTAGAGAATCTCGAAGTTTTTGTTGCTGCCGCAAAAAACCGTGGTGGTGCACTAGATCACGTACTACTCCATGGCCCACCTGGTTTAGGAAAAACGACTTTATCAAATATTATAGCAAATGAATTGGGAGTAAATTGCAAAATCACTTCCGGTCCTGTTTTGGATAAGCCCGCAAGTTTAGCCGGTTTATTGACTAATTTAGAAGAAAATGATGTTCTTTTTATTGATGAAATTCACCGTCTATCTCCTATAGTAGAAGAATACCTGTATTCTGCAATGGAAGACTATAAAATTGATATTATGCTCGAAACGGGTCCTAATGCGAGAAGTGTTCAGATCAGTTTAAATCCTTTTACCTTAGTAGGCGCAACCACACGCAGCGGAATGCTAACCAAACCAATGCTTGCCAGATTTGGGATTCAAAGCAGATTAGAGTATTATTCAATAGAGCTTCTTTCTACTATCATTATAAGAAGCGCAAGAGTTTTAGGCGTAACAATTTACGAAGATGCAGCCATTGAAATAGCGAGAAGAAGCCGAGGAACTCCAAGAATCGCCAATGCTTTGCTGAGAAGAGTCCGCGATTTCGCTGAAATTAAAGGAAATGGAGAAATTGAAATCAACATTACCAAGTATGCCCTGAATTCTTTGAATGTTGACGAATTCGGATTGGATGAAATGGATAATAAGATCATGCGCGTTATGATTGAAAATTTCAAGGGAAAACCTGTAGGAATCTCTGCTTTGGCAACATCAATTGCTGAAAACCCAGAGACTTTGGAAGAAGTATATGAACCGTTTTTGATTCAGGAAGGTTTTATCATCAGAACTCCTCGAGGACGAGAGGTCACTGAAAAAGCGTATCGACATCTGAATATTGCAATCCCGCGAAATCCTGGTGAGCTATTTTAG
- the hutI gene encoding imidazolonepropionase, translating to MKLIGPFKQIVTLSNLSLRGKLSDEQLEIIVDGGILIDQNKIQEVGNFADLKSENQSIEIEKIEGEQILLPAFVDSHTHICFGGNRANDFAMRNAGKTYLEIAESGGGIWSSVQHTRLASEDELLKTLLERINILISLGITTIEIKSGYGLDVENELKMLRIIKKAQLETQATLISTCLSAHLKPRDFNGDNQEYLNYVLTEILPKVKEENLSERVDIFIEKSAFQPEESKEFLLKTKDLGFEITVHADQFTAGSSRIAVEVGAKSADHLEATIDEDIEFLALSNTVATALPGASLGLGEKFTPARKLLDAGAILAIASDWNPGSAPMGNLITQASILATYEKLTTAEVLAGMTFRSAYALGLNDRGKLDKGLKADFVAYKTDNFQNVLYNQGSLKIQNVYIDGHKIKL from the coding sequence ATGAAACTAATAGGACCATTTAAGCAAATCGTAACATTATCCAACCTTTCTTTAAGAGGAAAACTATCAGATGAACAGCTTGAGATCATTGTGGATGGCGGAATTTTAATTGATCAGAATAAAATTCAAGAAGTAGGAAATTTCGCAGATTTAAAATCAGAAAATCAAAGTATAGAAATAGAAAAAATTGAAGGTGAGCAGATTCTTCTTCCTGCATTTGTAGATTCTCACACTCATATTTGTTTTGGAGGAAACCGTGCGAATGATTTTGCTATGCGCAATGCAGGTAAAACCTATTTGGAAATTGCAGAAAGCGGCGGCGGTATCTGGAGCTCTGTACAACACACTAGACTGGCATCAGAGGATGAATTATTAAAAACTTTGCTGGAAAGAATCAATATTTTAATTTCTTTGGGAATTACAACGATTGAAATAAAAAGCGGATATGGTTTAGATGTGGAAAATGAACTCAAGATGCTCCGAATCATAAAAAAAGCCCAGTTGGAGACTCAAGCCACATTAATATCAACTTGTTTGTCCGCACACCTAAAACCAAGAGATTTTAACGGTGATAATCAAGAATATCTAAATTATGTTCTGACAGAAATTTTACCAAAAGTAAAAGAAGAAAACTTATCAGAAAGAGTTGATATTTTTATTGAGAAATCAGCATTTCAGCCTGAAGAAAGTAAAGAATTTTTATTGAAAACTAAAGATTTAGGTTTTGAAATTACGGTACACGCCGATCAATTTACAGCAGGAAGTTCAAGAATTGCAGTTGAAGTCGGTGCAAAATCTGCTGATCATCTGGAAGCAACAATAGACGAAGATATAGAGTTTTTAGCGCTATCAAATACCGTAGCAACTGCTTTGCCTGGTGCAAGCCTTGGGCTGGGAGAAAAATTTACTCCGGCAAGGAAACTATTGGATGCTGGCGCAATTTTGGCAATAGCCAGTGATTGGAACCCGGGTTCAGCTCCTATGGGAAATTTGATTACACAGGCTTCCATTTTGGCAACCTATGAAAAATTGACTACAGCAGAAGTTTTAGCAGGAATGACTTTCCGTTCGGCTTATGCATTAGGTCTTAATGATAGAGGTAAATTGGATAAAGGGTTAAAAGCTGATTTTGTAGCTTACAAAACCGATAATTTTCAGAATGTATTGTATAATCAAGGGAGCCTGAAAATTCAGAATGTGTATATTGACGGTCATAAAATTAAATTATAA
- the hutG gene encoding formimidoylglutamase, whose product MNQNIWLGRTDGEELLYHRVFQRVQEINNYDLVSTNDFVLHGFAVDEGVKRNKGRVGARHAPDVIRKNMANFPVILPDFSMLDFGNITCDDENLEKTQNELAEKVAKVLNKGGKSIVLGGGHELTYAHYSGIRKAFPDKKIGIINIDAHFDNRKPEDEVGASSGTGFWQIAQEENNHTLHIGIQRNSNTLKLFDTAHHLSMKYILADELFFENLPSVYERITELTESVDVLYLTVCMDVFNASIAPGVSAAAYNGLFTDAAFMHFYKHILKSPKLIALDVAEVNPQFDIQERTSRLAASLVNEWFMI is encoded by the coding sequence ATGAATCAAAATATTTGGCTAGGCAGAACAGATGGTGAGGAACTACTTTATCACAGAGTTTTTCAAAGAGTACAAGAGATCAACAACTACGATCTAGTTTCAACTAACGATTTCGTTTTACATGGATTTGCTGTTGATGAAGGAGTAAAAAGAAATAAAGGCAGAGTAGGCGCAAGACATGCGCCGGATGTCATTAGGAAAAATATGGCTAATTTTCCGGTCATTCTTCCTGATTTTTCAATGCTCGATTTTGGAAATATTACCTGTGATGATGAGAATTTAGAAAAAACACAGAATGAGCTTGCTGAAAAGGTTGCAAAAGTTTTAAATAAAGGAGGAAAGTCTATAGTCCTTGGTGGGGGACACGAATTGACCTACGCTCATTATTCAGGAATCAGAAAAGCTTTTCCCGATAAAAAAATAGGAATCATTAATATTGATGCGCATTTTGATAACCGCAAACCTGAAGATGAGGTGGGAGCAAGTTCTGGAACCGGATTCTGGCAAATCGCACAAGAAGAAAATAACCATACATTACATATCGGGATCCAACGAAATTCAAATACTTTAAAATTATTTGATACCGCCCATCATTTGAGTATGAAATATATTTTGGCTGATGAATTATTTTTCGAAAATCTTCCTTCAGTTTACGAAAGGATCACCGAGCTCACAGAATCAGTCGATGTTTTATACCTTACTGTTTGCATGGATGTTTTCAATGCGTCAATTGCACCCGGCGTTTCTGCAGCAGCATACAACGGATTATTCACAGATGCTGCTTTTATGCATTTTTATAAACATATTCTCAAAAGTCCTAAACTTATTGCCTTAGATGTGGCAGAGGTAAATCCTCAGTTTGATATTCAGGAAAGAACTTCCAGATTGGCTGCAAGCTTAGTCAATGAATGGTTTATGATTTAA
- a CDS encoding aldehyde dehydrogenase family protein: MEQSVENKLLKADKAFIEWKNVSFADRQKLIKKAAELLKNNSEKFGKIITREMNKPISQSISEVEKCALMMNYYAAAENVLRPEKIDSEYSISEIHYVPKGVILGIMPWNFPFWQVLRFAVPAILSGNTVVLKHASICFGSGNTIEEIFLEAGFPEGVFQNLEVGHKDVKEILEHPVIKGVSLTGSEKAGAEVASIAGQKIKKSLLELGGSDAFIVLNDADLDEAAKVGALARLQNCGQTCVAAKRFIIQRDIEFDFLPKFIEEYKKYVPEDPMNKETKLSGMARADLADDLEKQYQKALDHGAEAIIPLERISDTEFNPGLISIKEGNPILQEELFGPLGIVMIAKDDDEALEMANNIPFGLSNSVWTQNRERQQFFINGLESGTVNINRMTSSDPRFPFGGTKSSGYGTELSLLALKEFVTAKTILGK, translated from the coding sequence ATGGAACAATCAGTAGAAAATAAACTTTTAAAAGCCGATAAAGCTTTTATAGAATGGAAAAATGTATCGTTTGCTGACAGGCAAAAATTAATTAAAAAAGCTGCAGAATTATTAAAAAACAATTCAGAAAAGTTTGGTAAAATCATAACCAGAGAAATGAATAAGCCTATTTCACAATCAATCTCTGAAGTGGAAAAATGCGCTCTGATGATGAATTATTATGCTGCAGCAGAAAATGTTTTACGGCCTGAAAAAATTGATTCTGAATATTCTATTTCGGAAATTCATTATGTTCCTAAAGGTGTAATTCTCGGAATAATGCCGTGGAATTTTCCTTTCTGGCAGGTTTTAAGATTTGCGGTGCCTGCAATTTTATCTGGAAATACGGTAGTTCTGAAGCATGCATCAATATGTTTTGGGAGTGGAAATACGATTGAAGAAATATTTTTGGAAGCTGGTTTCCCGGAAGGTGTTTTTCAAAATTTAGAGGTTGGTCATAAGGATGTGAAAGAAATTCTTGAGCATCCGGTCATCAAAGGGGTAAGCCTTACCGGAAGCGAAAAAGCTGGTGCTGAAGTGGCATCAATTGCCGGACAGAAAATTAAAAAATCTTTGCTTGAACTCGGCGGAAGTGATGCTTTCATCGTCTTAAATGATGCAGATCTGGATGAAGCAGCGAAAGTAGGTGCTTTGGCAAGACTTCAAAATTGCGGACAGACTTGTGTGGCAGCCAAAAGATTTATTATTCAAAGAGATATAGAGTTTGATTTTCTTCCAAAATTCATTGAAGAATATAAAAAATATGTTCCTGAAGATCCGATGAATAAGGAAACAAAATTGAGCGGTATGGCAAGAGCAGATTTAGCTGATGATTTAGAAAAACAATATCAGAAAGCTTTAGATCACGGCGCAGAAGCGATTATTCCTTTAGAAAGAATTTCTGATACAGAATTTAATCCAGGATTAATTAGTATCAAAGAGGGAAATCCTATTTTGCAGGAGGAGCTTTTCGGGCCTTTAGGGATCGTGATGATTGCAAAGGATGATGATGAAGCTTTGGAAATGGCCAATAATATTCCTTTCGGGCTCTCAAATTCCGTCTGGACTCAAAACAGAGAACGGCAGCAATTTTTCATCAACGGCCTAGAATCCGGAACAGTTAATATCAACAGAATGACAAGTTCTGACCCACGCTTCCCGTTTGGAGGAACGAAATCTTCGGGTTATGGTACTGAGCTTTCTTTGTTAGCTTTGAAAGAATTTGTCACGGCAAAGACCATTTTGGGGAAATAA
- the pyk gene encoding pyruvate kinase — MNKYLKKTKIIATLGPASSSKEVMLGLMKAGVDVFRINFSHADYDLVRTNIQSIRELNKEYGYSVGILADLQGPKLRVGVVKEGSYLNPGDVLTFTNEKIEGDSTKVYMTYQQFPQDVNVGERILIDDGKLVLEVLETNKIDTVKAKTIQGGPLSSKKGVNLPNTNVSLPALTEKDILDANFMLDMEVDWIALSFVRHAQDIIDLKELISKHPNGKLKTPIIAKIEKPEGVKNIEQILLECDAIMVARGDLGVEVPMEEVPAIQKTLVEKARFYSKPVIIATQMMETMINSLTPTRAEVNDVANSVLDGADAVMLSGETSVGRYPIQVVENMTKIVRNIEQTNFYQHKNEPIEKDFNCIDERFITNRVCLAAVRIAKSTNVSAIVTLTNSGYTAFQISAHRPNSHIIVYSSNKRVITMLNLLWGVRAYYYDMNKSTDETIIQVNMLTHNYGYIESGDFVININATPSYEGGKTNTLRLTTV, encoded by the coding sequence ATGAATAAGTATTTAAAGAAAACAAAAATTATTGCAACGCTTGGGCCCGCTTCTTCTTCAAAGGAAGTAATGTTAGGATTGATGAAAGCTGGCGTTGACGTATTCAGAATAAATTTTTCACACGCAGATTACGACCTGGTTCGTACCAATATTCAATCAATCCGAGAACTTAATAAAGAATACGGATATTCTGTTGGTATTTTAGCCGATTTACAAGGCCCAAAACTTAGAGTTGGAGTTGTAAAAGAAGGTTCTTATTTAAATCCAGGTGATGTACTGACTTTCACCAACGAAAAAATTGAAGGTGATTCCACAAAAGTTTACATGACGTATCAGCAGTTTCCTCAGGATGTAAACGTAGGAGAAAGAATTTTGATTGATGACGGTAAACTGGTTTTAGAGGTTCTTGAAACAAACAAAATAGATACTGTAAAAGCAAAAACTATTCAGGGTGGACCATTGAGTTCTAAGAAAGGAGTTAACCTTCCTAATACCAACGTTTCGCTTCCTGCTTTGACCGAAAAAGATATTCTGGATGCAAACTTTATGCTTGATATGGAAGTAGACTGGATCGCTCTTTCTTTCGTACGTCATGCGCAGGATATTATCGATCTGAAAGAATTGATATCTAAACATCCAAATGGTAAACTCAAAACTCCGATCATTGCAAAAATTGAAAAGCCGGAAGGTGTAAAAAATATCGAACAAATTCTATTGGAATGTGATGCGATTATGGTTGCCCGTGGTGATCTTGGTGTAGAAGTTCCGATGGAAGAAGTTCCGGCAATTCAGAAAACATTGGTTGAGAAAGCAAGGTTTTATTCTAAACCCGTTATTATTGCTACCCAGATGATGGAAACGATGATCAACAGCTTAACTCCTACAAGAGCAGAGGTCAATGACGTTGCCAACTCTGTACTGGATGGCGCAGATGCGGTAATGCTTTCAGGAGAAACCTCTGTGGGTAGATATCCTATCCAAGTAGTGGAAAATATGACTAAAATTGTTCGGAACATTGAACAGACCAATTTTTATCAGCACAAAAATGAGCCGATTGAGAAAGATTTTAACTGTATTGATGAGAGATTTATCACAAATAGAGTTTGTCTTGCAGCCGTAAGAATTGCAAAAAGCACTAACGTTTCTGCGATTGTTACATTAACAAATTCAGGATATACTGCATTTCAGATCTCTGCTCACAGACCCAATTCGCACATTATCGTTTACAGTTCTAATAAAAGGGTAATCACAATGCTGAATTTACTTTGGGGAGTTCGTGCTTATTATTACGATATGAATAAATCTACAGATGAAACGATCATCCAGGTCAATATGCTGACTCATAATTACGGTTATATTGAAAGCGGAGATTTTGTCATTAATATCAATGCTACTCCATCATACGAAGGCGGAAAAACGAATACGCTGAGATTAACAACAGTGTAA
- a CDS encoding IPExxxVDY family protein → MEVQKLYDLDDIEFEDITIGLVRLAKNIPDHEFFFKINCSNDFKFSRIKDLTFHGIYYDYYFPRFEGYHRFTKTCFTFISNKSSDSKQKKVQTELFSEEENIKFLLNNQAEVEYILHSPEQFPDFSVILLPENLVFPIQDYNLSSEEELYQIIQYYE, encoded by the coding sequence TTGGAAGTCCAAAAACTGTATGATCTTGACGATATAGAATTTGAAGATATTACCATAGGATTGGTAAGATTAGCTAAAAATATACCCGATCATGAGTTCTTTTTCAAAATAAACTGCAGCAACGATTTTAAATTTTCAAGAATAAAAGATCTAACCTTTCACGGTATTTATTACGATTATTATTTCCCTAGATTTGAAGGTTATCATCGGTTTACAAAAACCTGCTTCACTTTTATTTCTAATAAATCTTCAGACAGTAAACAAAAAAAGGTACAGACAGAACTTTTCTCAGAAGAAGAAAATATTAAATTTTTATTAAATAATCAGGCAGAAGTAGAATATATTCTGCATAGTCCGGAACAATTCCCTGATTTTTCCGTAATTTTGCTGCCTGAAAATCTTGTGTTTCCGATACAGGATTACAATCTAAGTTCTGAAGAAGAACTTTATCAAATAATACAGTATTATGAATAA
- the rnc gene encoding ribonuclease III, producing MELQKYFSRFLLKQRKKVLTERDYFLSIELNKILGTPVQNINFYREAFSIKSSSKNQDSNYERLEFLGDSVLGTIVSCHLFHTYPQGNEGYMTQMKSKIVNRKNLNKLGEDLKLTDLLQKNNNSVALGDNIAGNLFEALVGAVYLDFQYDTCKRIVLEQLLTPSEINKLENKIVSYKGLLLEWSQKKKLNIKYETCEEIQVNKSTVFRCHVWLNDEKIANATETSKKKAEEKAAQRAFYILNKKENILGSPKTV from the coding sequence ATGGAGTTACAGAAATACTTTTCTAGATTCCTTCTCAAACAAAGAAAAAAAGTTTTAACGGAAAGAGATTATTTTCTGAGCATAGAGCTTAATAAAATTTTAGGCACGCCAGTACAAAATATCAACTTTTACCGTGAAGCTTTTTCTATTAAAAGTTCTTCTAAAAATCAAGACAGCAACTACGAAAGACTCGAGTTTTTGGGAGATTCTGTTTTGGGTACAATTGTTTCATGCCATCTGTTTCATACATATCCCCAAGGTAACGAAGGATATATGACACAGATGAAATCTAAGATTGTAAACAGGAAGAACCTTAATAAACTGGGAGAAGACTTAAAACTTACCGATCTTTTACAAAAAAACAACAATTCTGTTGCTTTGGGAGATAATATTGCCGGTAATCTATTTGAAGCATTGGTAGGAGCCGTTTACCTTGATTTTCAATACGATACATGCAAAAGAATTGTGTTAGAACAACTTCTAACACCATCAGAAATCAATAAGCTTGAAAACAAAATTGTAAGCTACAAAGGTCTGCTGCTGGAGTGGAGCCAAAAGAAAAAGCTTAACATTAAATATGAAACCTGCGAAGAAATTCAAGTGAATAAGAGTACTGTTTTCCGTTGTCATGTATGGCTGAATGATGAGAAAATTGCCAATGCTACCGAAACATCTAAAAAGAAAGCAGAAGAAAAGGCAGCACAGAGAGCATTTTATATTTTAAATAAAAAAGAAAATATACTTGGAAGTCCAAAAACTGTATGA
- the fabF gene encoding beta-ketoacyl-ACP synthase II, giving the protein MELKRVVVTGFGALTPIGNNANEYWESLLKGESGAAPTTLFDATNFKTRFACEVKNFNPLDHFDKKDAKKMDRNTQLGMVAAREAVAHSRIMEDNVDKHRVGVIWGSGIGGLETFETEVLGWANTDIPRFNPFFIPKMIADITPGHISIEYGFHGPNYTTVSACASSANALIDSKMLIQLGKADVIVCGGSEAAVTASGVGGFNAMMALSTRNEDPKTASRPFDKDRDGFVLGEGAGAIILEEYEHAVKRGATIYAELLGGGMSADAHHMTAPHPEGLGAYLVMKNCLEDAGLTADEVDHINMHGTSTPLGDLAESSAISKLFGEHAYDIQINSTKSMTGHLLGAAGVIEAIAALGTIIHGIVPPTINHFTDDDKIDSRLNFTFNEAVKKDVKVAMSNTFGFGGHNACVLFKKI; this is encoded by the coding sequence ATGGAATTAAAAAGAGTAGTTGTAACCGGTTTTGGCGCCTTAACACCCATCGGTAATAATGCGAATGAATACTGGGAAAGCCTGTTAAAGGGCGAGAGCGGAGCCGCTCCGACTACTCTTTTTGATGCCACAAACTTTAAAACAAGGTTTGCTTGTGAGGTGAAAAACTTCAATCCATTAGATCATTTCGATAAGAAAGATGCAAAAAAGATGGATAGAAACACCCAACTTGGGATGGTTGCTGCAAGAGAAGCAGTTGCACATTCCAGGATTATGGAAGACAATGTAGACAAACACAGAGTCGGAGTAATATGGGGCTCTGGAATTGGCGGTTTAGAAACTTTTGAAACTGAGGTTTTAGGATGGGCAAACACTGATATTCCGAGATTCAACCCGTTTTTTATTCCTAAAATGATTGCGGACATCACACCGGGACATATCTCAATAGAATATGGTTTTCACGGTCCCAATTATACTACTGTTTCTGCTTGTGCTTCTTCTGCAAACGCATTGATTGATTCTAAAATGCTGATCCAGCTTGGTAAAGCAGATGTGATTGTTTGCGGAGGCTCCGAAGCTGCCGTTACAGCAAGCGGCGTCGGTGGATTCAATGCAATGATGGCACTTTCTACAAGAAATGAAGATCCTAAAACAGCTTCAAGACCTTTTGATAAAGACAGAGATGGTTTTGTATTGGGTGAAGGTGCAGGTGCAATCATTCTTGAAGAATATGAGCACGCTGTAAAGCGCGGTGCAACGATATATGCAGAATTATTAGGTGGCGGTATGAGTGCAGATGCTCATCATATGACGGCACCGCATCCTGAAGGTTTGGGTGCTTATTTAGTAATGAAAAATTGCTTAGAAGACGCAGGGTTAACTGCTGATGAAGTAGACCATATCAATATGCATGGTACCTCTACTCCATTAGGAGATCTAGCCGAATCCAGTGCAATTTCAAAATTGTTTGGTGAGCATGCTTACGACATTCAGATTAATTCTACAAAATCTATGACAGGCCACCTTTTGGGTGCTGCCGGAGTTATTGAGGCAATTGCAGCCTTGGGAACTATTATTCATGGTATTGTTCCTCCTACCATCAATCATTTTACGGATGATGATAAAATCGACAGCCGATTGAATTTTACATTCAACGAAGCTGTGAAAAAAGATGTGAAAGTAGCGATGAGCAACACTTTCGGATTTGGTGGGCACAACGCTTGCGTTCTATTCAAGAAAATCTAA
- a CDS encoding acyl carrier protein produces the protein MSDIASRVKAIIADKLDVEETEVTPEASFTNDLGADSLDTVELIMEFEKEFNIQIPDDQAEKITTVGHAIAYIEEVVNK, from the coding sequence ATGTCAGACATTGCATCAAGAGTAAAAGCTATCATCGCTGATAAGCTTGACGTTGAAGAAACAGAGGTAACTCCAGAGGCTAGCTTCACAAATGATTTAGGAGCTGACTCTTTAGATACCGTTGAGTTAATCATGGAATTTGAAAAAGAATTTAACATTCAAATCCCGGATGACCAAGCTGAAAAAATTACTACTGTAGGCCACGCGATTGCTTACATTGAAGAAGTAGTAAATAAATAA
- a CDS encoding lmo0937 family membrane protein: MRSILWLVAVICIVVWLLGMLNIIPGISTSYLVHVLLVIAVVVILYNLISGRRPLD; the protein is encoded by the coding sequence ATGAGAAGTATACTTTGGTTAGTCGCAGTTATCTGCATCGTTGTGTGGCTTTTAGGAATGTTAAATATTATCCCTGGAATCAGCACGAGTTATTTGGTTCACGTGCTATTGGTGATAGCCGTGGTTGTAATACTTTACAACTTGATCTCGGGTAGAAGACCGCTTGATTAA
- the rpsU gene encoding 30S ribosomal protein S21 has product MLIIPVKDGESIDRALKKYKRKFDKTGTVRQLRSRQAFIKPSVTLRQSRLKAAYKQRGLSKEEQA; this is encoded by the coding sequence ATGTTAATAATTCCAGTAAAAGATGGTGAGTCCATCGACAGAGCGTTAAAAAAATATAAAAGAAAATTTGATAAAACAGGTACAGTTCGCCAGTTAAGATCTAGACAAGCGTTTATCAAGCCTTCTGTAACTCTTAGACAATCTAGGCTAAAAGCAGCCTATAAGCAAAGAGGGTTAAGCAAGGAAGAACAAGCTTAA
- a CDS encoding tyrosine-type recombinase/integrase: protein MQEKFLDYLQLEKRYSPHTITSYRKDLGDFYSFYLKTEGSDKIIKADKKIIRNFIVELSENNISKRSINRKLSTLRSFYLFLLKIGEIETSPVETINSLKFYAEKQIPMSAEEMEVLQDTVLINVDDVLEKCIVEVLYQTGIRKSELCGLIFESVNIEGQQLKILGKGNKERYIPISSDLTKLLTEYLQIRKPQEDFKQYFFVNKKGKKLTEKFVYLVVNKYLSLVTSKQKKSPHILRHSFATHVLDNGAEISKVKKILGHSSLASTQVYTNANIEQLKKVFNQAHPRAIKKEEL, encoded by the coding sequence ATGCAAGAGAAGTTTTTAGATTATCTACAGCTTGAGAAGAGGTATTCACCTCACACCATTACTAGCTACCGTAAAGATCTAGGTGATTTTTATTCTTTTTACCTGAAAACAGAAGGATCTGACAAAATTATTAAAGCTGATAAAAAAATAATAAGAAATTTTATTGTTGAGCTGAGCGAAAATAATATTTCCAAGAGAAGTATCAACAGAAAACTCTCAACCCTTCGCAGTTTTTATCTCTTTCTTCTCAAAATTGGCGAAATTGAAACTTCCCCGGTTGAAACCATCAACTCCCTTAAATTTTACGCAGAGAAGCAAATTCCTATGTCTGCAGAAGAAATGGAAGTGCTTCAGGATACTGTGCTCATCAATGTGGATGATGTATTAGAAAAATGTATCGTTGAGGTTTTATATCAAACCGGAATCAGAAAATCTGAGCTTTGTGGCTTAATATTTGAAAGTGTAAACATTGAAGGACAACAGCTGAAAATTTTAGGCAAAGGAAATAAAGAACGTTATATTCCGATCTCTTCGGACCTGACGAAACTTCTTACCGAATATCTGCAGATCAGAAAACCTCAGGAGGATTTTAAACAATACTTCTTTGTCAACAAAAAAGGGAAAAAATTAACCGAAAAATTTGTTTATTTAGTGGTTAATAAGTACCTTAGTCTGGTAACTTCAAAACAAAAGAAAAGCCCTCATATTCTAAGACATAGCTTTGCGACACACGTTTTGGATAATGGGGCGGAGATTTCTAAAGTAAAAAAAATATTAGGGCATTCTAGTCTGGCAAGTACTCAGGTGTATACGAATGCAAATATAGAACAGTTGAAAAAAGTGTTTAATCAGGCTCATCCAAGAGCAATTAAAAAAGAAGAATTATGA
- a CDS encoding HPF/RaiA family ribosome-associated protein — translation MKISVQAIGLTPHEPLESHVDKKVSKLNTFYDKLQECKVFLKVENNSDKANKTTELILVVPGDDIVVKKTSTSFEESLDQCVDAAKKLLIKKKELA, via the coding sequence ATGAAGATTTCAGTACAGGCAATCGGCTTAACTCCGCACGAACCATTAGAGTCACATGTTGACAAAAAAGTAAGCAAGCTTAATACGTTTTACGACAAACTACAGGAATGTAAAGTGTTTTTGAAGGTGGAAAATAATTCGGATAAAGCCAATAAAACAACCGAACTTATATTGGTAGTCCCAGGTGATGATATTGTCGTGAAAAAGACAAGCACGAGTTTTGAAGAAAGTTTAGACCAATGTGTAGACGCAGCTAAGAAACTGTTAATCAAGAAAAAAGAATTAGCTTAA